In Thermosynechococcus sichuanensis E542, a single genomic region encodes these proteins:
- the rimM gene encoding ribosome maturation factor RimM (Essential for efficient processing of 16S rRNA) — MVTPFPETSEWLCIGQIVAAHGLRGEVKVKPFSDFPERFTVAGCRWLRSPRQPQPYAVTLLRGRFLPRAEQFVVTFAEVSDRTAAEALKGAEILVPASDRPPLAANEYHLMDLIGLAVYHQGERVGEVVGLVNAGNDLLEVQLLNPAQEAPPSVYIPFVPAIVPVVDLAARRIEIDPPLGLLP; from the coding sequence ATGGTGACCCCCTTCCCTGAGACGAGTGAATGGCTCTGTATCGGCCAAATTGTCGCTGCCCACGGCCTGCGGGGCGAAGTCAAGGTCAAGCCCTTTAGCGATTTTCCCGAACGCTTTACAGTGGCGGGTTGCCGTTGGTTGCGATCGCCCCGGCAGCCCCAACCCTATGCTGTCACCCTCCTACGGGGGCGATTTTTACCCCGTGCTGAACAGTTTGTGGTTACCTTTGCAGAAGTCAGCGATCGCACCGCAGCGGAGGCGCTTAAGGGGGCAGAAATTTTAGTCCCCGCCAGCGATCGCCCACCCCTTGCGGCCAATGAATACCACCTCATGGACTTGATTGGACTCGCAGTCTATCACCAGGGTGAGCGGGTTGGGGAAGTGGTGGGCCTAGTCAATGCCGGCAATGACTTGCTGGAAGTGCAGTTACTCAACCCAGCGCAAGAAGCCCCCCCATCAGTGTACATTCCCTTTGTGCCTGCCATTGTCCCAGTGGTTGATCTAGCAGCCCGACGCATTGAAATTGATCCCCCCTTGGGGCTGTTGCCCTGA
- a CDS encoding asparaginase translates to MSKRTQAPALDVCLLREGIVESRHHAHAVVCDARGRILALAGNAETAAFIRSALKPFQALAVTTTGTMERFDLSDRDLAIICSSHQGRIEQVRQVFNILWRADVDPTALQCPVPAGRQGALQHNCSGKHAGMLAVCQQRNWPLASYLHKNHPVQTLILSKVAELLKMPAAEFICAHDDCGAPTYLMQLVQMATLYGQLASGNDWAMERVVRAMTHHPDFVAGPGAFDSELMRLTEGEILSKSGAEGIQCVGRVGEGMGLAIKVSDGAKRAKYAVAIQLLKQLGWITPSVAEALGEQFLIPNQFTRLEVNGELTFA, encoded by the coding sequence ATGTCCAAACGCACCCAAGCCCCTGCCCTCGATGTTTGCTTACTGCGGGAAGGGATTGTTGAGTCGCGCCACCATGCCCATGCCGTTGTCTGTGATGCGCGGGGTCGAATTCTTGCCCTTGCGGGAAATGCGGAAACCGCTGCTTTTATCCGCTCTGCCCTCAAGCCCTTTCAAGCCTTGGCAGTGACCACCACCGGCACAATGGAGCGGTTTGATTTGAGCGATCGCGACCTCGCCATTATCTGTAGCTCTCACCAAGGCCGGATCGAGCAAGTGCGCCAAGTGTTTAACATCCTCTGGCGTGCCGATGTGGATCCCACCGCCTTGCAATGTCCCGTTCCCGCTGGCCGCCAAGGGGCACTCCAGCACAACTGTTCCGGTAAACACGCGGGAATGCTGGCGGTTTGTCAACAGCGCAACTGGCCCTTGGCAAGCTACCTCCACAAAAATCACCCGGTTCAGACCCTGATCCTCTCCAAGGTGGCGGAACTGTTGAAGATGCCCGCCGCAGAATTTATCTGTGCCCACGACGACTGTGGGGCGCCCACGTACTTGATGCAACTGGTGCAGATGGCTACCCTTTACGGCCAACTGGCCTCGGGCAATGACTGGGCAATGGAGCGCGTCGTTCGTGCCATGACTCACCACCCTGATTTTGTTGCTGGACCCGGTGCCTTTGATAGCGAGCTGATGCGCCTCACGGAGGGGGAAATCCTCAGTAAGTCGGGGGCTGAGGGGATCCAGTGTGTGGGTCGTGTGGGCGAAGGAATGGGATTGGCAATTAAGGTTAGTGATGGTGCTAAGCGTGCCAAGTATGCCGTTGCCATTCAACTATTGAAGCAACTGGGCTGGATTACTCCCAGTGTGGCGGAAGCCTTGGGGGAGCAGTTTCTGATTCCCAACCAATTTACCCGTCTCGAAGTGAATGGTGAACTGACCTTTGCCTAG
- the infB gene encoding translation initiation factor IF-2, with the protein MSIGKVRIYDLSKELNLDNRDLLAICEQLGIAYKSHSSTISDADADRIREAAKTYQPHSAPPRKVSKTPPPVKKAPAPQKTQQIVAVHSQPRPETPEAPKPQLQQPPARPQPPTRPTPPEAIAPKAVEPVAPKPPTPPAKPEPTPPRPAPTLVPPPARPTKKVEKVAAAPPPRKELKEPPKKEKGASSQDRIEIVQRAVPPAPVKPEMAPKPALPELQPPPKPVAPVLRAPNPPKPVTETVEVLDDKSVSKVIKDRHRHKDFDDEENKRKSSRVAKLREEVIDEEEELELTSRLVGVHQVTVDVSQSLQRPPKPKAPRPARPVTPVAKTEKSSEKKQPRHRDRRHEEPAEAPPPDHITIEGPMSVQELASLVRRSEAEIIKILFFKGIAATINQTLEVETIELVAKELGITVETAQHKAEATKVTEMLESSDLDHLQRRPPVVTIMGHVDHGKTSLLDAIRNTKVAQGEAGGITQHIGAYHVDVEYNGEKHQVVFLDTPGHEAFTAMRARGARVTDIAVLVVAADDGVQPQTIEAISHAKAAKVPIIVAINKIDKESAQPERVKQELTEYGLVPEEWGGDTIMVPVSALQQQNLDTLLEMILLVAEVEDLYANPDRPAKGTVIEAHLDRARGPVATLLVQNGTLRVGDILVAGACFGKVRAMIDDRGQRVEAATPSFAVEVLGLADVPAAGDEFEVLSDEKAARALAEERAAAQRQSRLAQAAAARRVSLTSLSSQAREGELKELNLILKADVQGSVEAILAALNQLPQDQVQLRVLLAAPGEITETDVDLAAASSAVIIGFNTTLASGARQAAEQHNVDVREYNIIYKLLDDIQGAMEGMLEPELVEEELGQAEVRAIFPLSKGAVAGCYVLNGKLVRNCKVRVLRQQNVIHTGILSSLKRMKDDVREVAAGYECGVRLDDFQQWQEGDIIYAFQTVTKRRSLGSGSDRN; encoded by the coding sequence ATGAGCATTGGTAAAGTTCGCATTTATGACCTATCAAAAGAACTCAACCTAGACAATCGAGATTTATTGGCGATCTGTGAACAGTTGGGAATTGCCTATAAAAGTCACAGCAGCACCATTTCCGATGCCGATGCCGATCGCATTCGCGAAGCGGCCAAAACCTATCAACCCCATAGTGCCCCTCCCCGTAAAGTTTCAAAAACACCGCCCCCAGTGAAGAAAGCCCCAGCTCCCCAAAAAACACAGCAAATTGTGGCTGTGCACAGCCAACCCCGCCCTGAGACGCCAGAAGCGCCCAAGCCTCAATTACAACAGCCTCCCGCTCGCCCCCAACCCCCGACGCGACCCACGCCCCCCGAAGCCATAGCCCCTAAGGCTGTGGAACCCGTGGCGCCCAAGCCCCCTACACCTCCCGCAAAACCCGAACCGACACCACCACGTCCAGCGCCTACTTTAGTCCCGCCACCCGCCCGCCCCACCAAGAAGGTGGAAAAAGTCGCTGCGGCTCCGCCACCCCGCAAAGAGCTAAAGGAACCCCCTAAAAAAGAGAAAGGGGCGAGCAGTCAAGATCGCATTGAAATTGTCCAGCGGGCAGTTCCCCCGGCACCCGTCAAGCCGGAAATGGCGCCCAAGCCAGCTTTACCAGAGCTACAACCGCCACCCAAACCCGTTGCGCCAGTCCTGCGGGCACCAAATCCGCCGAAGCCCGTCACCGAAACCGTTGAGGTACTCGATGACAAGTCTGTTAGCAAAGTCATTAAAGATCGCCATCGTCACAAAGACTTTGATGATGAGGAAAACAAACGAAAATCCTCCCGCGTCGCCAAGTTGCGCGAAGAAGTCATTGATGAAGAGGAAGAACTCGAACTCACCAGCCGTTTAGTCGGGGTACACCAAGTCACGGTCGATGTCAGTCAATCACTGCAACGGCCACCCAAGCCCAAGGCGCCGCGTCCTGCCCGTCCCGTTACGCCAGTGGCGAAAACCGAAAAAAGCAGCGAGAAAAAGCAACCCCGTCATCGCGATCGCCGTCACGAAGAGCCAGCCGAAGCACCACCTCCCGATCACATTACGATTGAAGGCCCAATGTCAGTGCAGGAGTTAGCCAGTTTAGTGCGCCGCTCCGAAGCGGAAATCATTAAAATCCTCTTCTTTAAGGGAATCGCCGCCACCATCAACCAAACCCTTGAGGTGGAAACGATTGAACTTGTGGCCAAGGAATTGGGGATCACAGTGGAAACGGCACAGCACAAAGCCGAGGCCACAAAAGTCACCGAAATGCTGGAGTCGAGCGACCTCGATCACCTGCAACGGCGTCCACCCGTGGTCACAATTATGGGGCACGTGGATCATGGCAAAACTAGCCTGCTCGATGCCATTCGCAATACCAAAGTTGCCCAAGGGGAAGCAGGCGGGATCACCCAGCACATTGGCGCCTACCACGTGGATGTGGAATACAACGGCGAGAAACATCAGGTCGTCTTCCTCGATACCCCGGGTCACGAAGCCTTTACCGCCATGCGGGCACGGGGGGCACGGGTTACCGATATTGCCGTTCTCGTCGTTGCTGCTGATGATGGGGTTCAACCCCAAACCATTGAAGCCATTAGCCACGCCAAGGCAGCTAAAGTGCCGATCATTGTCGCCATTAACAAAATTGACAAAGAGTCTGCCCAACCAGAGCGGGTCAAGCAGGAACTTACTGAATACGGTCTAGTGCCCGAAGAGTGGGGCGGCGACACAATTATGGTGCCCGTCAGTGCCCTACAACAGCAAAATCTCGATACCCTCCTAGAAATGATTCTCCTAGTGGCGGAAGTGGAGGATCTCTACGCCAATCCCGATCGCCCCGCCAAAGGCACCGTCATTGAAGCCCACTTGGATCGGGCACGGGGTCCTGTGGCCACATTGCTGGTACAAAACGGCACTCTGCGGGTCGGCGATATTCTTGTAGCCGGTGCCTGTTTTGGTAAAGTCCGCGCCATGATTGACGATCGCGGGCAGCGAGTCGAGGCAGCAACCCCCTCCTTTGCAGTGGAAGTTTTGGGTCTGGCGGATGTCCCTGCTGCTGGGGATGAATTTGAAGTCCTCAGCGATGAAAAAGCCGCCCGTGCCCTTGCGGAGGAGCGAGCCGCCGCTCAACGCCAATCCCGCCTTGCTCAAGCCGCTGCCGCCCGTCGGGTCTCCCTTACCTCGTTGTCCAGTCAAGCCCGCGAAGGGGAACTCAAGGAACTCAATCTCATTCTCAAAGCCGACGTTCAAGGTTCCGTCGAGGCCATTTTGGCGGCTCTCAACCAACTGCCCCAAGATCAAGTACAGTTACGGGTTTTGCTGGCTGCCCCCGGCGAAATTACCGAAACCGATGTTGACCTTGCCGCTGCCAGTAGTGCCGTCATCATTGGCTTTAATACTACCCTTGCCTCAGGGGCACGCCAAGCAGCAGAACAGCACAACGTGGATGTCCGCGAATACAACATTATCTATAAGCTCCTCGATGACATTCAAGGGGCAATGGAGGGGATGCTCGAACCCGAACTGGTGGAGGAAGAACTGGGTCAAGCGGAAGTGCGGGCTATCTTCCCCCTCAGCAAAGGGGCTGTGGCCGGTTGTTATGTCCTCAATGGCAAGCTCGTGCGCAACTGCAAAGTGCGGGTGCTGCGCCAGCAAAACGTCATTCACACAGGCATCTTGAGTTCGCTCAAACGCATGAAAGACGATGTCCGCGAAGTGGCGGCGGGCTACGAATGTGGTGTGCGCTTGGATGATTTTCAACAGTGGCAGGAAGGAGATATTATTTACGCCTTCCAAACAGTAACAAAACGTCGTAGTCTTGGCAGTGGTAGCGATAGAAACTAA
- a CDS encoding CGLD27 family protein: MSQILCPVPADQRPINEYRDLKASWFFEWSSWPRPRFQRRLALLWGMAWLVSGPVAIASFSLKEAPIHTFLAGALGANFLLLLILLRLVLGWAYVGDRLQRPTVVYEETGWYDGQEWQKPETELAQDRLIYTYELRPILQRLQVTLLALVIFSLGLALAWALL; the protein is encoded by the coding sequence GTGTCTCAGATTCTCTGTCCTGTCCCGGCAGATCAACGACCAATCAACGAATATCGTGACCTCAAAGCCTCTTGGTTTTTTGAATGGTCAAGTTGGCCGCGGCCGCGCTTTCAAAGGCGTTTGGCATTGCTGTGGGGGATGGCTTGGCTGGTCAGTGGGCCAGTGGCGATCGCCAGCTTTTCTCTGAAAGAGGCACCCATTCACACGTTCTTGGCCGGTGCCCTAGGAGCCAATTTCCTGCTGCTACTCATTCTCCTGCGCCTTGTGTTGGGTTGGGCCTACGTCGGCGATCGCCTGCAACGTCCCACCGTCGTTTATGAAGAAACGGGCTGGTATGACGGTCAAGAGTGGCAAAAGCCCGAAACTGAATTGGCTCAAGATCGCCTGATCTATACCTACGAGTTGCGTCCGATTTTGCAACGGTTACAGGTGACCCTTTTGGCGCTCGTGATTTTTTCTTTGGGACTGGCCCTTGCTTGGGCACTCCTGTAG
- a CDS encoding precorrin-8X methylmutase codes for MEWHQSDVAQLRLIDQLLAGHNLSPAQYDITRRVIYATGDLEYLNLIVYSEQALQSGVAALAAHTPIVVDVTMVQVGVLSYTQNTFGNPIYCGAETFTRPQQEKSRIAFGIETLARRHPTAIFVLSSDHSALEPLLTLVEAQEIRPALIIDAAPNFLPPVLDRLQKSWVPHISIKGCKGGVSVATAIMNGLLKLAWTAYGDPLP; via the coding sequence ATGGAATGGCACCAATCTGATGTTGCGCAATTACGCCTGATTGACCAGTTGCTGGCCGGGCACAACCTGAGTCCAGCACAGTACGATATTACGCGCCGTGTGATTTATGCGACGGGGGATTTAGAGTACCTAAATTTGATTGTCTATTCAGAGCAGGCTCTGCAATCCGGTGTGGCTGCCCTTGCCGCTCATACCCCGATTGTGGTAGATGTCACGATGGTGCAGGTGGGGGTGCTCTCCTACACCCAAAACACCTTTGGCAATCCCATTTACTGTGGAGCAGAAACCTTTACCCGTCCGCAGCAGGAAAAGTCCCGCATTGCCTTTGGCATAGAAACCTTGGCACGACGCCATCCCACAGCTATTTTTGTCCTCAGTAGTGATCACTCCGCCCTAGAACCCCTCCTGACCTTGGTGGAGGCTCAGGAAATTCGTCCTGCGCTAATTATTGACGCTGCCCCCAATTTTCTCCCCCCTGTTCTGGATCGTCTGCAAAAGTCTTGGGTGCCCCACATCTCCATTAAGGGTTGCAAGGGGGGCGTGAGCGTGGCCACAGCAATTATGAACGGTTTACTCAAGTTGGCTTGGACGGCCTATGGTGACCCCCTTCCCTGA
- a CDS encoding EAL domain-containing protein has product MKSDPPKKWRHLLVIEDQEGRRTIHLEASTYTIGRHPSNTIVLKSPMISRQHAVLLRVLDPNSGNFFFRLIDGDLQGKRSVNGLTVNGKPCQSHILQHKDLIVFGGDVRARYHAIANISDSGFNRYTRALQASSISDQDVASFGGAFIGSEMSEVTDLQLLRLSSFPELSPYPIIELAPNGQLTYLNPAAIQEFPDLGEPDVQHPLLSRLKSWSLQERRFSVEEINVGDRTYEVTIHLLRESQLIRCYITDITERKRSELALRMSEERYALAAEGANDGLWDWQISDRSMYYSPRWELLIGETPGTLQPTIEEWWRRVHPDDLERLRLSIKEHLVGTRPHFECEFRMKHADGSYRWMRSRGKALRNEEGQPYRMAGSMTDVTEYHLIQEQILHDALHDAMTGLPNRVLFMDRLSQAITRRMRRPNSLFAVLFLDVDRFKVINDSLGHLAGDQLLIGIGQRLTACIRAEDTIARLGGDEFAILLEDLTNPAQAIEVAERVLAALSRPFRLEGHEVFTSTSIGIAFPSEESKTAEDLLRDADTAMYRAKSLGKARYEVFSMTMRAQSIALMQIETDLRRAAERNEFLVYYQPIVDLSTLKIVGFETLLRWQHPERGIVSPSEFMTVAEETGLILPISWWVMAEACRQMQRWSKVFPRSRSLSISVNLSGRHFQQADLLLNLRSILSETEFPAERLRLEVTEGILIDNKEIAIATLEEIRAMGIGLYMDDFGTGYSSLSYLHRFPIDTIKIDRTFISALNSEESSATIVHTILMLAHSLRLKVVAEGIETRQQYRVLQALGCNYGQGYFFAHPLSAPQVEQLFASQSLPHLIRPSPKKHNAHGLH; this is encoded by the coding sequence GTGAAGTCTGATCCGCCGAAGAAGTGGCGCCATCTCCTCGTTATTGAGGATCAGGAGGGTCGGCGTACTATTCACTTGGAAGCCAGCACCTATACGATTGGGCGACATCCCAGTAATACGATTGTTCTCAAGTCACCCATGATTTCCCGCCAGCATGCTGTCTTGCTAAGAGTCTTGGATCCCAACAGTGGCAACTTTTTCTTTCGCCTCATTGATGGTGACTTACAGGGAAAGCGCAGTGTCAATGGTCTGACGGTCAATGGCAAGCCCTGTCAATCCCACATTCTGCAACATAAGGATTTGATTGTCTTTGGCGGTGATGTGCGTGCCCGCTACCACGCGATCGCCAATATTTCCGATTCAGGGTTCAACCGCTACACCCGTGCCCTCCAAGCCTCAAGTATTTCGGATCAGGATGTGGCTTCCTTTGGGGGCGCCTTCATCGGCAGTGAGATGTCCGAGGTGACGGACCTGCAACTGCTGCGATTATCTTCCTTTCCGGAACTCAGCCCCTATCCGATTATTGAACTGGCTCCCAATGGTCAACTCACCTACCTCAATCCAGCGGCGATTCAGGAATTTCCCGATCTAGGGGAACCAGATGTGCAGCATCCGCTGCTATCGCGCCTCAAAAGCTGGTCGTTGCAGGAGAGGCGATTTTCTGTTGAAGAAATCAACGTTGGCGATCGCACCTACGAAGTGACGATCCATCTGCTGCGGGAGAGCCAATTAATTCGCTGCTACATTACCGACATTACTGAGCGCAAACGTTCCGAACTCGCCTTGCGTATGAGTGAAGAACGCTATGCCCTTGCGGCGGAGGGCGCCAATGATGGCCTTTGGGATTGGCAGATTAGCGATCGCTCAATGTATTATTCCCCCCGCTGGGAACTGCTGATTGGCGAAACCCCCGGTACACTACAACCAACCATCGAAGAATGGTGGCGGCGAGTCCACCCCGATGACCTAGAGCGGTTGCGTCTGAGCATAAAGGAGCACCTCGTCGGTACCCGTCCCCACTTTGAGTGTGAATTTCGGATGAAGCATGCCGATGGCAGTTACCGCTGGATGCGATCGCGGGGCAAAGCCCTGCGCAATGAAGAGGGGCAGCCCTATCGCATGGCCGGTTCAATGACCGATGTCACCGAATACCACCTGATTCAGGAGCAAATTCTCCACGATGCACTCCACGATGCGATGACGGGGCTACCCAACCGCGTACTCTTTATGGATCGCCTGAGTCAAGCCATTACCCGTCGAATGCGGCGTCCCAACTCCCTCTTTGCGGTGCTCTTTTTGGATGTGGATCGCTTTAAGGTGATCAACGATAGCTTGGGGCACTTAGCTGGGGATCAACTCCTGATTGGCATTGGCCAGCGACTGACTGCCTGTATCCGTGCCGAGGACACGATCGCCCGCCTCGGTGGGGACGAATTTGCCATTCTCTTGGAAGATCTAACGAATCCAGCCCAAGCCATTGAAGTCGCAGAACGGGTTTTGGCCGCTTTGAGCCGTCCCTTCCGGCTAGAGGGGCATGAAGTCTTTACCAGTACCAGTATTGGCATTGCCTTTCCCAGTGAAGAAAGTAAAACGGCTGAAGACTTACTGCGGGATGCGGATACAGCCATGTACCGCGCCAAATCCCTTGGCAAGGCTCGCTATGAAGTCTTTAGTATGACGATGCGTGCTCAGAGTATTGCCCTGATGCAAATTGAAACGGATCTGCGCCGGGCAGCAGAGCGCAATGAATTTCTGGTGTACTATCAACCGATTGTCGATCTATCAACGCTGAAGATTGTTGGCTTTGAAACACTGCTGCGCTGGCAACATCCCGAACGGGGGATTGTCTCCCCCAGTGAATTCATGACTGTGGCTGAGGAAACGGGTCTGATCCTACCCATTAGTTGGTGGGTGATGGCAGAAGCCTGTCGGCAGATGCAACGCTGGTCAAAGGTGTTTCCCCGTAGTCGCAGTTTAAGCATTAGTGTCAACCTCAGCGGTCGTCATTTCCAGCAAGCGGATCTGCTACTCAACTTAAGATCAATTTTGTCAGAAACGGAATTTCCTGCTGAGCGACTACGCCTTGAGGTGACGGAGGGCATCTTGATTGACAACAAAGAGATCGCGATCGCCACCCTTGAGGAAATTCGCGCCATGGGCATTGGCCTGTATATGGATGATTTTGGTACGGGCTACTCTTCCCTCAGTTATTTGCACCGCTTTCCCATTGACACGATTAAAATCGATCGCACGTTTATTTCTGCCCTCAATAGTGAGGAATCCTCAGCAACAATTGTGCACACGATTCTCATGCTGGCGCATTCTTTGCGACTAAAGGTGGTGGCGGAGGGCATCGAAACTCGTCAACAATATCGTGTGCTCCAAGCCCTCGGCTGTAACTATGGCCAAGGTTATTTCTTTGCTCACCCCCTCTCGGCTCCACAGGTGGAACAGTTATTTGCCAGTCAGTCTTTGCCCCACCTAATACGCCCCAGTCCCAAAAAGCACAATGCGCACGGTCTCCACTAG
- a CDS encoding M16 family metallopeptidase: protein MVVYTPKHYPLWRSLCLGLVAALLLWLIPPPSAATMTPKHYTELTFPPLAEIQVPAYERRQLANGMVVYLLEDHEWPLVRGTLIFRAGSRWDPPDQVGLAEVSGDLIRTGGTQGHRAAEIDQWLEDRAAAIEAGVGKSLGRINFTSLKEHSEAVLNQLAEMLQAPAVEPERFELAIRRRQGLIQRRDDQPNAQAEREFYKLIYGAESPYARTQELDTLARITPADVQQFYRQYLAPSRCILGLVGDFDASQMGDRLEAIFGAWQDPPNLPPLPPVPTVRVDTSPTTVIIERPHLSQSYIYTGQLGGTLKDPDVFNLYVLNGVLNGFGGRLFNELRSRQGLAYSVYAAWSPEFDYPGVFYGVGQTQTATTAKFLNALRQEIERLQREPVSAAELNYAKDSILNSFVFNFRDRLQILNRLLRYEYYDLPKDFIFRYQRAVKAATAADLQRVAQTRLKPEQWRTLIVGDRFPCPTTNCQQRQYQS, encoded by the coding sequence ATGGTTGTCTATACCCCAAAGCACTATCCATTGTGGCGATCGCTCTGTCTTGGACTCGTAGCTGCTCTCCTGCTATGGTTGATCCCACCCCCTTCGGCGGCCACCATGACCCCCAAGCACTACACTGAGCTAACATTTCCCCCCTTAGCAGAAATTCAAGTACCGGCCTATGAACGTCGTCAGTTGGCCAATGGTATGGTGGTCTATCTCCTAGAGGATCACGAATGGCCGTTGGTGCGAGGCACTTTAATCTTTCGGGCAGGTAGTCGTTGGGATCCCCCTGATCAGGTGGGGTTAGCAGAAGTGAGTGGCGACCTGATTCGCACGGGTGGCACCCAAGGTCATCGTGCCGCTGAGATTGACCAATGGCTTGAGGATCGAGCAGCAGCCATCGAAGCGGGTGTCGGCAAGAGTCTAGGGCGGATTAATTTCACCAGTCTCAAGGAACACAGTGAGGCAGTACTCAACCAACTGGCGGAGATGCTGCAAGCGCCAGCAGTAGAACCAGAGCGATTTGAACTGGCGATTCGGCGCCGACAGGGGCTCATTCAACGCCGCGATGATCAACCCAATGCCCAAGCAGAACGGGAATTTTACAAGCTGATCTACGGTGCCGAAAGTCCCTATGCCCGTACCCAAGAATTAGATACCCTTGCTAGGATCACACCAGCGGATGTGCAACAGTTTTACCGCCAGTACCTCGCTCCCTCCCGCTGTATTTTGGGTTTGGTGGGCGATTTTGATGCCTCGCAAATGGGCGATCGCCTTGAAGCCATTTTTGGCGCATGGCAGGATCCGCCGAACTTACCGCCTCTGCCCCCTGTACCGACTGTAAGGGTTGACACCTCGCCAACCACCGTGATTATTGAACGCCCCCACCTCTCCCAGAGCTACATCTATACCGGCCAACTGGGAGGCACGCTCAAGGATCCGGACGTGTTTAACCTCTATGTCCTCAATGGGGTTCTCAATGGCTTTGGTGGCCGCCTTTTCAATGAACTGCGATCGCGCCAAGGCTTGGCCTACAGTGTCTATGCCGCTTGGAGTCCCGAATTTGACTATCCGGGCGTGTTTTATGGCGTCGGCCAAACGCAAACAGCAACCACCGCCAAGTTTCTCAACGCCCTACGACAAGAAATTGAGCGACTGCAACGGGAACCGGTTAGCGCGGCAGAACTCAACTATGCCAAGGACAGTATTCTCAATTCCTTTGTCTTTAATTTTCGCGATCGCCTGCAAATTCTCAATCGTCTCCTGCGCTATGAGTACTACGATTTGCCCAAGGATTTTATCTTTCGCTATCAGCGCGCCGTCAAGGCAGCAACGGCAGCGGATCTGCAACGGGTGGCACAAACCCGCTTAAAGCCAGAACAGTGGCGTACCCTGATTGTGGGCGATCGCTTCCCCTGCCCTACGACAAATTGCCAGCAACGACAATACCAATCCTAA
- a CDS encoding ABC transporter substrate-binding protein — protein MGLHRRTFLRRVAQGMGAIAIATGSKTLLTACAGNVDSTSGTSTTSTVSSNGLLNPGTLAWGAEAISGAPYVFYDPVDPSKLIGFEVEIADAIAQLMGVKAVFVATAYDQLSAALAANRFDMILNGWEITTDRERTQLFSQPYYRYGQQIVVRANDPRFEQYTATSEVTLANLAGMTVGTGIGYKAQEILEQDKNIKTRAYDGNLPFDDLAQGRIDAVMLDYPIVAYYVLGAGPGGTVNNSLRPIGVPTFLNNYVIAFNKNSPKGETLKTEVDQALDILKKDGTLRRIYENWKMWNDQQTQIGIV, from the coding sequence ATGGGACTGCACCGCCGTACGTTTTTGCGCCGCGTGGCACAGGGGATGGGGGCGATCGCGATCGCCACAGGGAGTAAAACCCTACTCACAGCCTGTGCTGGCAATGTGGATTCGACCTCTGGAACCTCAACTACAAGTACCGTCTCCAGCAATGGCCTGCTCAATCCCGGCACATTGGCTTGGGGGGCGGAGGCTATTAGTGGTGCGCCCTACGTTTTTTACGATCCAGTTGATCCCAGTAAGTTAATTGGCTTTGAGGTGGAAATTGCCGACGCGATCGCCCAACTGATGGGGGTCAAAGCCGTATTCGTTGCCACTGCCTACGATCAACTGTCCGCTGCCCTTGCCGCCAATCGCTTTGACATGATTCTCAATGGTTGGGAAATCACCACCGATCGCGAGCGCACTCAACTCTTTTCCCAGCCCTACTATCGCTATGGCCAGCAGATTGTGGTGCGAGCCAATGACCCCCGTTTTGAGCAATACACTGCCACTAGTGAAGTCACCCTTGCCAATTTGGCTGGCATGACGGTCGGTACGGGCATTGGCTACAAAGCCCAAGAAATTCTTGAACAGGACAAAAACATTAAAACCCGTGCCTACGATGGCAACCTACCCTTTGATGATCTCGCCCAAGGACGCATTGATGCCGTGATGCTAGACTATCCAATTGTCGCCTACTACGTTCTTGGCGCCGGTCCGGGAGGCACGGTGAACAATAGCCTGCGCCCAATTGGTGTCCCGACCTTTTTGAATAACTATGTGATTGCCTTTAATAAGAACAGCCCCAAAGGAGAAACCCTCAAAACAGAAGTTGATCAAGCCCTCGACATCCTCAAGAAGGACGGCACATTACGCCGCATTTACGAAAACTGGAAAATGTGGAATGATCAGCAGACGCAAATTGGTATTGTGTGA